The genomic window GTAAACCTTTTGATTCAGTTGTAACACTTCCCAAAATACTCTCTAACATGTTGCCTTGGGGATAAGTTCTGACCCAATCCGTTCCTGTATCTACTCCTGGTAAGCTTAACAAGTTTTCACTGACCTTAGCTACTTCTTCATCGGTTACATTTTCACTTTTAATATTGATAGTGGATAACGCATAGGCTCCATTCATTCTTTTAAAAATAGCCGCAGCTTCTTTTTCTTCATCTGTAAACTGAATATCCTCATTCGTTACGTAGCTAATTTGCTTTTGATAAAACTCTGATCCGGTTGAAGCTAATTCCTTTTTTGATAAGCGATTGTTTAGTTTTGCTTCATTTAGTGCAATCCAAAAATCTTGTAAATCTCTTTTAGATAAATCGAATTTTTCGTCTATTTCTAATTGTGTTGTATGCGGCATTGCTATATACTTAGCTACTTTTTTTGCTAAGCTTGCCATTTCTTTTGCAGATACTCCCTTGCCTCTTGTATAAGTTATTGCCTGCAATGGATTATTTCCTACTAATTTACGATACTGACTATCGTAAATTTCTCCGCGAGGAACGGTTCCTGTTGCTAGTGTTGTTTCTGTCCGTTGCACTTGCGTTTCAAATTCTTCTCCTTGTACAATTTGCAAATAGCCCAGACGTAAAATAAGAGCCGCAAATAACAAAAAAACAGTGAAAAATAACAAGTTCAAACGAAATGGAATATGTGACTTTTTCTTATTGCTTTTCTTTTTATTCGATTTCAATATGACACCTTCCTATCCGACTTAACTTTATCTATTGTAACAAATTGTATCAAAATTAACCATTGAATGACTAAAATTTTAATCATTCCTTAGTAATTTATGCTATTCTATTAGTTAGACAACTACGTATTATTACGACTTATTTTAATGGGGTGATTATATTGCAACTTTCAATTAAAAATTTTTTACAGTACCAGTGGCCTTTACTATTAGCTTTTTTTGTTCCCTGTATTATTCTATCTGTAATTTATATTGTACAAGGTGTTTATCCTTTTGGAAACAGTTCTCTGATGACTGTAGATTTAGGTCAACAATACGTTGATTTCTTTTCGTATTATCGACAGACTTTTTATGAAGATCCTTCCAGTTTTTTTTATTCTTTTTCAAAATCAATAGGAGGAGATATGGTAGGACTATGGGCTTATTATTTAACTAGTCCATTTAATTTTATTTTTTTAATTTTCCCACAAAACCAAATTTCTTTGGCCATTACCTGCTTAACTATTCTAAAAATTAGTCTAACTGGCTTAAGTTTTGGTTGGTTATTAAAAAAATCATTCAATGGACATGGCTTTATTTTAGCCGCTTTCTCTATTAGTTATGCTTTGATGGGCTACACGATTGTCAATCAATTAAATATTATGTGGCTTGATGGACTTATTTTTTTACCCCTCATTGCATACGGTATTGAAGTCTTACTCTCAGAAAAAAAAGGTCTCCTTTATTCTCTTTTTTTAGCACTAGCTTTATTCTCTAATTATTATATCGCTTATATGATTTGTCTTTTTTTAATTGGCTATTTTTTCTTTCGTTTATTGGGCATGTCTTATGATTCTAACCTGTCGCTTATGAAAAAAATCAAACTAAATCTATCTTCTGTTTTATTATTTTTTTGGCATTCCCTACTTGGAGCTGGTTTAAGTGCTTTTTTACTTTTACCTACTTTTTTTTCTCTTCTAGAAAGTAAAGCTAGTTACACAAAATTATTATTTGATTGGGAAACTTCCTTTCCTTTTCATGAAATGTTATCTAAATTAATGATTGGAGCATTTAACTTCGAACAAATGCCTTCAGGATATCCAAATATTTTTATAGGTAGCCTAGCTTTATTATCTTTTTGCTTTTATTTTTTTAATCAATCTTTTCCTTTACGTGAAAGATTTTTCGGTTTAATTTTAACGCTCTTTTTCATTGTTTCGATGAATCTAAAAGCCTTTAATATTGTCTGGCATGCTTTGCAGTATCCAATTTGGTATCCTTATCGCTTTTCTTTTGTTGTTTGTTTTTTTATGATTCTAAATGGATTTAGAAGTTTTATGAAAATGGAGGGGTTAAGACCTCTTGAAACTTTTTTCAGTGTGATTTTACTTGCAATAATTGGAATAAACGTTTATCAAAATGACTATGATTTTATCGAACCAATTCAAATTATAATAACAATTGTATTTAGCTTACTCATTATTTTTATGCTTATTATAAAATCACAAGCTTATAAGTGGCTTCTTTTTTTATTTTTTTTAGTAACGATTGTTGAAATGGGAACAAATGCTCAAATAAATTTATCACGTTTAAGTTACGTTAAGCAAAATTCTTTTTCAACTTATCAACACCTATTAAATACTGATATTTCAAGTATCGAAGATAGAGATACTGGTTTTTATAGAATCGAAAAAACATTTTCTAGATCAAAAAATGACAGCTTTCAAACTAACTACCCAAGTGTTTCCCATTTTAGTTCTACTTTTGAAAAAGAAATGCCCAAGTTTTTTGGCCAACTTGGATTACCTGTTGGTGATGGTTTTGTCTCATACTCAAATGGAACCTTACTTACGGATTCGTTTCTGGGAATTAAATACTACATTAGCGAACAAAATGAACTTTATCGTAACTCTCTGAACGAAACGAACTTATTAAATAAGCTACCGTTATCAGAAGAAAAAAAACAAAACAAACTAATTAACCCCGATTTTCAGCTTTCTTTAATTCAGACTAAACCTGACTTACGTGCCTATCTACCTTTCAAAGAGTCTGATAAAACAGTTATATACGAAAACCCTTATGCACTTCCAATTTTATTTGGTAGCGATAGAAATATCTTAACCGTTGAACCACCTAATAATAGACCTATTCAATTTCAAGAAACAATCATGCGTTCCTTAGCTGGACTTCCTAATAAGACTAGTCTATTTATTCCGGCTGATTTTGATACAATTGTTTACCAAAATATTGCTGTAACTCAATCTTTTAAAAATCAGTCTTATGTAAAACAAATTTTTAATGAAGAGGCATCTGTCACTTTTCAATTTAAGCCTAAAACAAACGATTCTTATTATTTAACGTTAGACCCAAATATTAAGGAGGAGGATGTGACATTCTATCTAAATGGGATACCCTATACTCAGTATCCTACTTACCGTGATGTTTTAGTTTTAAATTTAGCACATCTAAATAAAGATGATACCATTACATTTAAAATTGCTTTAAAAAAATCAAGACTTTCTTTAAATAATTTTGATTTGTACCGGCTAGATCAAGATATTTTTTCTTCTATCATTAAAAAACTTCAAAAAAATAATTTAACTATTAAAAATCAAAGTAATACGTTAATACAAGGCACAATTACAATCCAACCGGATCAAGAACTTCTTTTTACTTCTATTCCCTATAGTAAAGGCTGGTCTGCTTCGATAGATGGAGTGCCTGTCGAGACTAAAAAAGCTTTAAATAGTTTGTTAGTCGTACCAATAAAACCAGGAATACATTCAGTAAGCTTAAAATATCAACCTCCTTGGTTAAAAGAAGGTGTTATTTTAACATTTATTGTAGCAGGCATATTAGCTATTTCACATCTTCTAGAAATTAAAATTAACAATAAATGCGATTGCAATGATTAATGGACAAATGATTAAGGCACCTAAACTATCTTCTAACCTTTCTCCTAGTGATTTTGAATCATTAGAAGAAGAAAGTTATTATACTGGAGTAATTTTTAAAGATTGCACACTTACAGGTAGTTCTTTTTGAAAAAGTTTGTTTTAAAAATGTATCTTTTTTAAATATTCATTTTAAAAATTGTGTTTTTTATCAATTAGAATTAATTAATATCTATTTTGATAATTGCGATATTAGTAATACTGAAATGATTGAGTCAATTATTCAGCGTACTCATTTTTCAAATACTAAGTTATTTGGTACAAATTTCGCCGAATCCTCATTGATGGATGTGTTGTTTTCAGGATGTTTTGCTAACTATAGTTCTTTTAGTATTAGCTCTTTAAAACAAGTACGTTTTAAAGAGACGATTTTAATTAAAAATGATTTTTATGAATTAAAATGGAAGAACCTTTATTTCAATCACTGTGAATTAAATGGAATAAGTTTAATGCAAACAAATTTAAACGCGTTAGATTTAAGTTTTTCTACTTTTGAAAAGGTAGGCATTTCCCTTGATTTACTAAAAGGGCTTACTCTAAGTAGTATACAAACCTTAGTTATCGCAAATACTTTAGGTAGAAAGATAAAACAAAAAACCCAAGAAATGACTAGTCATTTCTTGGGTTTTTCTTATTCCTTACTTTGCTGCCGCATAATTTTTTGCTGCTTCATCCCAGTTGACTACATTCCAAAAAGCTTTGATGTAATCTGGACGAACGTTTTTATAATTTAAATAATAAGCGTGTTCCCATACATCCAATCCTAAAATTGGTGTTTTTCCTTCTGTTAATGGTGAGTCTTGATTAGGAGTAGACATAATAGCTAACTTATCTCCATCTAATACTAGCCATGCCCAACCAGAACCAAAACGTCCTGCTCCTGAAGCGGCAAATTCTTCTTTAAATTTATCTAAGCTACCAAAAGTTGTTTCAATAGCCACTTTCAAATCGCCAGTTGGCTCACTGCTACCATTTGGCGTAAGGATAGTCCAAAAGAAGCTATGATTAACATGTCCACCACCGTTATTACGAACAGCTGTACGGATGGCTTCAGGTACAGTATCTAAACTAGAAATTAATTCTTCAATTGTTTTTCCTGCTAATTCAGGATAATTCTCAATTGCTTTATTTAAGTTTGTTAAATAAGCATTGTGATGCTTGTCGTGGTGCAAGTGCATTGTTTCCTCATCGATAGTTGGTACTAGTGCATCGTAAGCATAAGGTAGTTCTGGTAATTCATAAGCCATAATTAAATTCCTCCACGTTTGTTTATTATTTTTGTGTAGCTCCTACCTTCTAAATGTAACACCTTTCATAAAAAAACTCAAAATCTTTGCCTGTATTTAAAATAAAAAGTTTATTTTTTCTTTCTATAGCAGATCATATTTAGACCAAACATTGAGTTTTCTACTAGAAAAGCTTACAATAACAAAGAACGATTTTATCATAGTAATAGGAGTGATTGATATTCAACTTTTTAATTTAATGAAAGCCTCTTTTCTTAATCCAGAAAAATTAAGCGCTGTACGTAGCTTGAGTAAGAAAAAAATAATACTGTATCTGATATTCCTTTCGTTTATAACAGCTATTCCTACTTGGATTCAGGGAAATAAATTAATCGCTGATTTTAAAAAAGATGGCCAAAAGATTGCCGAACAATTGCCCTCTTTTAAAATAGAAGATGATAAGTTAGTAACTGAAGAAGGTACTAAAAGCTTTATTTATCAGACAGATTCAATTATTTTTACTTTCGATCCTACAGGAGAACAGACACCAGAAGATGTCAAAAAAAATACTATTGGGACAACAGTAGGACTAGCCTTACTTAAAGAGGGTTTTTATCTTAGTGCACCAGGCTATCCAGGTGATATATCTTATTCTAAAATGAACGGTTTAGATAATATTTTTTTTAAAGACTTATTTTTAGGGATGAAAAGAGTAAGTATTCTAATTTTTATTTTCTCATTTATCTTAATTTGGCTAGTTAGTTTATTAATCGTAATTATTTACAATTTACTTTATACCGTTTTTGCTAATTTAGTCTCTACCTTCAGTCGTCGTTCTCTTCGTTTTTCTGACAATTGGAAAATTGTTTTGTTCGCTTCAACTTTACCTACTGTTTTCTTTGCTGTATTAAATAGTTTTCAACTAACTCCTTATTTGCAGCTAGAAGCAACATTGGCTGTAACAATTTATTTCTACTATTTAGCTATTAAGAAGATACCAAAAGAAAAAATAATTAAAAAATAACTAAAAAGCCGCTCACATAATAAAAATGTGAGCGGCTTTTTTAAAATTATTTAGTTTTATTACTTGCTTTATTTGCTTTTTTAATTGTATTAGCTTGCGTACGACGCTCTGTACGACGTTTTTTCACATTACTTGCTTTAATAACTCGACCCATTTTTTTCTTGTATCCAGGTTTAATCGTCTTTTTAGCTTTTTTCAACATTCCTCTCGTTTCACCATCAAGAGATTCTGTTTTTTTCTTTTCACGCTGAGCACGGCGCTTACGATCGAAAGTATCTACGATTTCTCCATGTTTAATACTTTTAGGCTCAAAAGTGATACCCATTTTTTCGATATCAATAACTAAATTTTCTTCATTTGGTGAATACAAAGTTATGGCTGTTCCTTTTAAGTCTTTACGACCCGTACGACCTACCCTATGAATGAAGAAGTCTAAATCACGAGGGATTTCAGCATTAATGACATGAGAAACACCATCTATATCAATGCCTCGAGCAGCTAAGTCGGTTGCAACAACAAATTGGTACTCTAAGTTTTGGACTTGTTTCATCACACGTCTTCTTTCACGTGGTGGGATATCTCCATGTATTTTCGCTACTTTTATTCCTCTTGATTTTAATCCATCTGCTATTTCATCTACTTTTACTTTTGTATTAGCAAATATCATCACTAAATACGGTTGTCCAATTGTTAGTAATTCGTAAATAACATCAATTCTTTCGCGTCCTTTAGTAGATATAAGCCAGTTTTCAATGTTTGTAGATATGATATCTTTCGGTTGGATTTGCTCATATAGAGGATTCTCCATATATTTCTTCAAGAAAGGTTTTAGCTTATTTGGGATAGTTGCTGAGAAAATTAACATTTGCAATTCTGTTGGTAATTTACTAGCAATTTTATCAATGTCTTCTAAGAATCCCATGTCTAATGTCATATCTGCTTCGTCTATTACTAAAACAGGTGCTGTATAGATTAATAGCGCTTTTTCATTCATCAAATCTAAAATTCTACCTGGTGTTCCAATAACAATATGTGGTTGCTTCCCTGCTAATTTAGCTATTTGACGTTTTTTATCTGTACCGCCAACATAAGTTTGAATATTAATTTTTTCTGGTGCATTTTCCACTAATTGTAAAGCAGCTTTAGATATTTGTTCAGCTAATTCTCTACTTGGTGTAGTAATTACAACTTGAACTTCTTTTTTAGCAGGATCAATGCCATCAATTAAAGGCAACAAAAAGGTATGTGTTTTACCTGAACCCGTTTGGGATTGTCCAATAACACTTTTCCCTTTTTTTATGGCTGGAATAAGTTTTTCTTGCACTTCTGTAGGCTGTGTAAAGCCTATTTCGTTAATTGCTTCTATTAAAAATGTTTGAATATTAAATCTTTCAAATGTATGTTCCATCTATTCGTACGCCTCTTTTCTATCGATACTCTTTTGCATCTGTTATATTATAACATAATTCCACTTGCTCCGTTAATGAATTATTGATTTTTTAATGATCCTATTATATTCTGGATAACTAGTTCGTTCACTTTATTATTGATTAGTTAGTTTTTTAAAAGTTATTTTTTGCTTTTCTTTCCTCATCTTCCTTTAAATAAATAAACAAGAAAAATTGATTCCTCTATCATATACTTGTATAATACAGTAGATAATCCTTTTTAAGGAAAATATTAAAGACTAGTATATATCGATTGAAGGAGTGGTTACAGTACATGAATACAGAAAAGAAAGCTCTCTTTACCATATTTGGTGGAACAGGAGATTTAGCAAAAAGGAAATTATATCCTTCTCTTTATCGATTATATAAAAAAGGGTACCTTAAAAAACAATTTGCGGTTATCGGTACAGCAAGAAGAGAATGGACAGATGATTTCTATCGTGAAATCGTTATTGATTCTATTCGAGATATTACTGATTCACCTGAGCATGCACTAAAATTTGCAAGTCATTTTTACTATCAATCTCATAATGTAACAGATGTAAATCATTACGATACATTAAAGAAGCTATCTAATAAATTAGATGAAGAATACCAATTAAATGGCAATCGCTTATTTTACTTGGCAATGTCTCCTAATTTCTTTGGTATCATCTCACAAAATTTAAAAGATAGAGACCTAATAACAACTTGCGGCTTTAATCGACTGATTATTGAAAAACCCTTTGGACATGATTTTGAAAGTGCTCTAAAACTCAACAATCAAATTAGAGCTTCTTTTGAAGAAAATCAAATCTATCGTATCGATCATTATTTAGGTAAAGAAATGGTTCAAAATATTTCAGCTGTGAGATTTGGAAACTACATAATTGAATCCATGTGGAACAGTCGTTACATTGATAATATCCAAATTACGCTTAGTGAATCTCTTGGTGTTGAAGAACGAGGCGGGTATTACGACACAAGCGGTGCATTGAGAGATATGTTGCAAAATCATATTTTACAAATTATTTCTTTATTAGCAATGGAGCCTCCCACTCGCTTAGAAGACAAAGAAATACGAACTGAAAAAATTAAAGCCTTAAGAGCTGTTCGACTATTTGAACCAAATGAAGTAACAGGTCATATGGTTAGAGGTCAATATGGTCCTAGTCTTGATGATAGTAGTGAAAACTTAAACGGGTATC from Carnobacterium iners includes these protein-coding regions:
- a CDS encoding YfhO family protein, with amino-acid sequence MIILQLSIKNFLQYQWPLLLAFFVPCIILSVIYIVQGVYPFGNSSLMTVDLGQQYVDFFSYYRQTFYEDPSSFFYSFSKSIGGDMVGLWAYYLTSPFNFIFLIFPQNQISLAITCLTILKISLTGLSFGWLLKKSFNGHGFILAAFSISYALMGYTIVNQLNIMWLDGLIFLPLIAYGIEVLLSEKKGLLYSLFLALALFSNYYIAYMICLFLIGYFFFRLLGMSYDSNLSLMKKIKLNLSSVLLFFWHSLLGAGLSAFLLLPTFFSLLESKASYTKLLFDWETSFPFHEMLSKLMIGAFNFEQMPSGYPNIFIGSLALLSFCFYFFNQSFPLRERFFGLILTLFFIVSMNLKAFNIVWHALQYPIWYPYRFSFVVCFFMILNGFRSFMKMEGLRPLETFFSVILLAIIGINVYQNDYDFIEPIQIIITIVFSLLIIFMLIIKSQAYKWLLFLFFLVTIVEMGTNAQINLSRLSYVKQNSFSTYQHLLNTDISSIEDRDTGFYRIEKTFSRSKNDSFQTNYPSVSHFSSTFEKEMPKFFGQLGLPVGDGFVSYSNGTLLTDSFLGIKYYISEQNELYRNSLNETNLLNKLPLSEEKKQNKLINPDFQLSLIQTKPDLRAYLPFKESDKTVIYENPYALPILFGSDRNILTVEPPNNRPIQFQETIMRSLAGLPNKTSLFIPADFDTIVYQNIAVTQSFKNQSYVKQIFNEEASVTFQFKPKTNDSYYLTLDPNIKEEDVTFYLNGIPYTQYPTYRDVLVLNLAHLNKDDTITFKIALKKSRLSLNNFDLYRLDQDIFSSIIKKLQKNNLTIKNQSNTLIQGTITIQPDQELLFTSIPYSKGWSASIDGVPVETKKALNSLLVVPIKPGIHSVSLKYQPPWLKEGVILTFIVAGILAISHLLEIKINNKCDCND
- a CDS encoding pentapeptide repeat-containing protein, whose product is MSNTEMIESIIQRTHFSNTKLFGTNFAESSLMDVLFSGCFANYSSFSISSLKQVRFKETILIKNDFYELKWKNLYFNHCELNGISLMQTNLNALDLSFSTFEKVGISLDLLKGLTLSSIQTLVIANTLGRKIKQKTQEMTSHFLGFSYSLLCCRIIFCCFIPVDYIPKSFDVIWTNVFII
- a CDS encoding superoxide dismutase — its product is MAYELPELPYAYDALVPTIDEETMHLHHDKHHNAYLTNLNKAIENYPELAGKTIEELISSLDTVPEAIRTAVRNNGGGHVNHSFFWTILTPNGSSEPTGDLKVAIETTFGSLDKFKEEFAASGAGRFGSGWAWLVLDGDKLAIMSTPNQDSPLTEGKTPILGLDVWEHAYYLNYKNVRPDYIKAFWNVVNWDEAAKNYAAAK
- a CDS encoding DUF1189 domain-containing protein, with the protein product MIDIQLFNLMKASFLNPEKLSAVRSLSKKKIILYLIFLSFITAIPTWIQGNKLIADFKKDGQKIAEQLPSFKIEDDKLVTEEGTKSFIYQTDSIIFTFDPTGEQTPEDVKKNTIGTTVGLALLKEGFYLSAPGYPGDISYSKMNGLDNIFFKDLFLGMKRVSILIFIFSFILIWLVSLLIVIIYNLLYTVFANLVSTFSRRSLRFSDNWKIVLFASTLPTVFFAVLNSFQLTPYLQLEATLAVTIYFYYLAIKKIPKEKIIKK
- a CDS encoding DEAD/DEAH box helicase, with translation MEHTFERFNIQTFLIEAINEIGFTQPTEVQEKLIPAIKKGKSVIGQSQTGSGKTHTFLLPLIDGIDPAKKEVQVVITTPSRELAEQISKAALQLVENAPEKINIQTYVGGTDKKRQIAKLAGKQPHIVIGTPGRILDLMNEKALLIYTAPVLVIDEADMTLDMGFLEDIDKIASKLPTELQMLIFSATIPNKLKPFLKKYMENPLYEQIQPKDIISTNIENWLISTKGRERIDVIYELLTIGQPYLVMIFANTKVKVDEIADGLKSRGIKVAKIHGDIPPRERRRVMKQVQNLEYQFVVATDLAARGIDIDGVSHVINAEIPRDLDFFIHRVGRTGRKDLKGTAITLYSPNEENLVIDIEKMGITFEPKSIKHGEIVDTFDRKRRAQREKKKTESLDGETRGMLKKAKKTIKPGYKKKMGRVIKASNVKKRRTERRTQANTIKKANKASNKTK
- the zwf gene encoding glucose-6-phosphate dehydrogenase, which codes for MNTEKKALFTIFGGTGDLAKRKLYPSLYRLYKKGYLKKQFAVIGTARREWTDDFYREIVIDSIRDITDSPEHALKFASHFYYQSHNVTDVNHYDTLKKLSNKLDEEYQLNGNRLFYLAMSPNFFGIISQNLKDRDLITTCGFNRLIIEKPFGHDFESALKLNNQIRASFEENQIYRIDHYLGKEMVQNISAVRFGNYIIESMWNSRYIDNIQITLSESLGVEERGGYYDTSGALRDMLQNHILQIISLLAMEPPTRLEDKEIRTEKIKALRAVRLFEPNEVTGHMVRGQYGPSLDDSSENLNGYREEINVAPDSQTETFVAGKILIDNFRWMDVPFYFRTGKRLAKKGTQIDIEFKNVPLNLFDNNDEPLPANILTIYIQPTEGFSLELNTKKIGLGLETETLKLEHKHSAETTANSPEAYEKLILDCLNGDSTNFTHWDEVATSWKFVDVIREHWDNETVNFPNYASGSMGPTASEQLLITDGFKWHWCPNEK